The following are from one region of the Coffea eugenioides isolate CCC68of chromosome 2, Ceug_1.0, whole genome shotgun sequence genome:
- the LOC113761081 gene encoding protein LHY, with the protein MDTYSSGEELIIKARKPYTITKQRERWTEEEHNRFLEALKLYGRAWQRIEEHIGTKTAVQIRSHAQKFFTKLEKEALAKGTPIGQALDIEIPPPRPKRKPCNPYPRKMSIGLPTSQVESKDGKLGNPSSSLPQAEHILDLEKEPAAEKPEGEKFEDAKENHDEGESNKCFNLLQASPGISPSSANTCSSTMASGKSSVLKEFVPIFNEVVNRDETIESYVTVEAGPNQNSDKFYTIQSFEENGTCNSRNWANAHSLNDKPAQNKGNVPEQSENIDTSPKNGVQSPKSQPRHVAVHILDGSLRMNAPNVSAHMPYEESSFHEIGGVNSNIFSTLSSSATSQHQSSASRFSISQPFVGFNPIWTPVHQEDYHSFLHASSTFSNLIVSALLQNPTAHAAGSFAASLWPCSTTEAPVESPGGSTGGFTARQMNAAPSITSIAAATVAAATAWWTAHGLLPLCAPFHMGLNYVPVSGSAVPAVTNQPRVDITERREEISGPPLDAKHLEPEFSEALQEQHSTSKSPTLSLSDSEESKGLNSSNKSTAKKTDSAAVTDVNDSNKPKGRKRVDRSSCGSNTPSSSEVETDALEKLEKGKEELREPVVSQPIADSSGRRSRSSSSTSDSWKEVSEEGRLAFQALFSREVLPQSFSPPHDSKNKGKNTNEKNKDNADEKGDEGYLLDLNGKMCMNSAIHQELENNSSLRCLNITEGGLLTTGKLKVRRTGFKPYKRCSVEAKENRLVCAGSQEEEKGTKRIRLEGEASYSLNMQHR; encoded by the exons TTGGAGAAGGAAGCCCTTGCTAAAGGAACCCCAATAGGACAAGCTCTTGATATTGAAATTCCACCTCCCCGTCCCAAAAGGAAACCATGTAATCCATATCCTCGAAAGATGAGCATTGGTCTGCCTACTTCCCAGGTGGAATCAAAGGATGGAAAATTAGGGAATCCAAGTTCTTCTCTGCCCCAGGCTGAACACATACTAGATCTGGAGAAAGAACCAGCTGCTGAG AAACCTGAGGGTGAGAAGTTTGAAGATGCTAAGGAAAATCATGATGAGGGTGAATCCAATAAATGTTTCAACCTTCTCCAAGCATCTCCTGGTATCTCCCCATCTTCAGCAAACACATGCTCCTCAACAATGGCTTCAGGAAAATCGTCTGTCCTTAAGGAGTTCGTGCCAATTTTCAATGAGGTGGTCAATAGGGATGAAACTATTGAATCCTATGTTACTGTTGAAGCCGGACCAAATCAGAATTCAGACAAATTTTATACCATACAGTCATTTGAGGAGAATGGCACTTGTAACAGCAGAAATTGGGCAAATGCACACTCTTTAAATGATAAACCGGCTCAAAACAAAGGAAATGTACCGGAACAATCTGAAAATATTGACACCTCGCCAAAAAATGGTGTACAATCTCCGAAGAGCCAACCCAGACATGTTGCGGTGCACATTCTTGATGGGAGCTTAAGAATGAATGCTCCGAATGTTTCTGCCCATATGCCATATGAGGAATCCTCATTTCATGAGATCGGTGGGGTTAATTCAAACATATTCTCTACTCTTTCTTCATCTGCTACATCTCAGCATCAGAGCAGTGCATCCAGGTTTTCCATTAGCCAGCCATTTGTCGGTTTCAATCCTATCTGGACTCCAGTCCATCAAGAAGATTACCATTCATTCCTGCATGCGTCCTCTACCTTCTCAAATCTAATTGTATCTGCTTTATTACAAAATCCAACGGCTCATGCTGCAGGAAGCTTTGCTGCTAGTTTGTGGCCATGCTCAACCACAGAAGCTCCTGTGGAGTCACCTGGAGGAAGTACAGGAGGATTTACAGCAAGACAGATGAATGCAGCTCCAAGCATAACATCAATTGCCGCGGCCACAGTGGCAGCTGCAACTGCATGGTGGACAGCCCATGGGCTTTTGCCACTTTGTGCTCCATTTCACATGGGTTTAAACTATGTGCCTGTTTCAGGCTCCGCAGTTCCTGCAGTTACCAATCAACCAAGAGTTGACATTACtgaaagaagagaagaaatcaGTGGTCCTCCCTTGGATGCTAAACATCTGGAACCAGAATTTTCTGAAGCTCTGCAAGAGCAGCATTCAACCTCAAAATCACCGACTTTGTCATTGTCAGATTCTGAGGAAAGTAAAGGTCTGAATTCAAGTAATAAATCAACTGCTAAAAAAACTGATAGTGCAGCAGTGACTGATGTTAATGATTCAAACAAGCCAAAGGGTAGGAAACGGGTAGACCGCTCTTCATGTGGATCAAATACACCTTCGAGCAGTGAAGTAGAGACAGATGCTTTGGAGAAGCTTGAGAAAGGAAAGGAAGAGTTAAGGGAACCTGTTGTAAGTCAGCCTATTGCTGATTCTAGCGGTCGACGAAGTAGAAGCTCCAGCAGTACAAGCGATTCTTGGAAGGAGGTTTCTGAGGAG GGCCGGCTGGCTTTTCAGGCTCTATTTTCCAGGGAAGTACTGCCACAAAGCTTTTCTCCTCCACATGATTCAAAGAATAAAGGAAAGAACACTAATGAGAAAAATAAGGATAACGCAGATGAGAAAGGTGACGAGGGATATCTGCTAGACCTCAATGGGAAGATGTGCATGAATTCTGCCATTCATCAAGAATTGGAGAATAATTCGAGTTTAAGATGTTTAAACATCACGGAAGGGGGACTACTGACTACGGGAAAACTGAAAGTGCGTCGGACAGGATTTAAACCTTACAAAAGGTGCTCTGTGGAGGCCAAGGAGAACAGGTTGGTATGTGCTGGAagccaagaagaagaaaaaggtacGAAGAGAATACGGTTGGAGGGTGAGGCTTCCTACTCATTGAACATGCAACACAGATGA
- the LOC113760366 gene encoding probably inactive receptor-like protein kinase At2g46850, producing MSSHLQVLQNFKYSKSCVFVILALVLLLDDQIKASTDPPLSQRKDVSSSSSYYSGGGERCGIFQIPFPFCLNASSASSSPACKWSGLLSGAFSLSCLNSSSLFLNIASQSYRVLYFFQDGVLVDFPNTSVCHRGYNDLNSFAFAGDQYFGISTDNVVALYGCQDASPCKTGCGKSLMPDCDHDGGGVAAGVGGYPACCYPLSDFSISNGFSFFSQYGCRGLSSWVILPGNRTGMGGVKLEWAIPRNSTLATCATNGDAINASSVKSGMRCQCRDGFLGDGFTFGLGCFKPCQGDGKEAPVNDRYRKNHHTVQAIILAGALAAVSTIASFVGLCCLLKRQQSSQCSRHEPDESCSDGSSMSFSTAHTTQMFTFHELEQATRGFDNGQKLSDGIKSALYTGDILDGSRVAVHMIRCESGTELTQIFSRVQALSAISHKNMAHLLGWSIDSSTYTLLVVYDYPANGTLEEQISKIEDPKMIGLDWFKRLNIVAETASFLAFLQHEISPPIFHFDLQSCHIFLDDEFSVKIAGFGLGISNPLPNCSYTKMHDVYNLGLILLEVITGTKSMDIPVTALQMIRNGKLEEVVDPFLCYHEQPLCRREQIEILADLTTRCLLFGVDGKLGMTDVARELMHITKESLDGSRRRCPSLEETFSNSSLLQMISMSPDSLYVP from the exons ATGTCCTCGCATCTTCAAgtcctccaaaatttcaaatattCCAAAAGCTGCGTCTTCGTAATCCTAGCACTAGTGCTTCTACTGGACGACCAAATAAAAGCTTCTACCGACCCTCCCTTATCGCAAAGAAAAGATGTATCGTCCTCGTCTTCCTATTACTCGGGTGGCGGTGAAAGGTGCGGGATCTTTCAAATCCCGTTCCCCTTCTGCCTGAATGCCAGCAGCGCTTCTTCTTCTCCTGCTTGCAAGTGGTCAGGGTTACTTTCAGGTGCCTTCAGCCTCTCGTGCCTCAACTCCTCCTCACTGTTCCTCAACATTGCCTCTCAAAGCTACCGCGTCCTCTACTTCTTTCAGGACGGTGTACTGGTCGATTTTCCCAACACGTCCGTTTGTCATCGCGGCTACAACGACCTCAATTCTTTCGCTTTTGCAGGGGACCAGTACTTTGGCATCTCCACCGATAATGTGGTAGCCCTGTATGGTTGCCAGGATGCTTCCCCTTGCAAAACAGGCTGCGGAAAAAGCTTAATGCCAGATTGCGATCATGATGGCGGTGGCGTTGCTGCTGGTGTTGGTGGATATCCTGCTTGCTGCTATCCACTCTCTGACTTCAGTATTAGTAAtggtttctctttcttttcccagTATGGATGCAGAGGACTCTCCTCTTGGGTTATTCTGCCAGGGAACAGAACAGGCATGGGGGGAGTGAAGCTGGAGTGGGCAATTCCCAGAAATTCGACCCTAGCCACTTGTGCTACAAACGGTGACGCTATCAATGCCTCGTCTGTCAAGTCAGGGATGAGATGCCAATGTCGTGACGGATTCCTCGGTGATGGATTTACTTTTGGGCTTGGATGCTTCAAGC CCTGCCAGGGTGATGGAAAGGAAGCTCCGGTCAACGATCGTTACCGAAAGAACCATCACACGGTACAAGCAATAATTCTAGCTG GAGCTCTGGCTGCAGTTTCCACGATCGCGTCCTTCGTAGGACTCTGCTGTCTTCTAAAAAGACAGCAGAGTAGTCAGTGTAGTAGACATGAGCCCGATGAAAGCTGCAGCGATGGTTCAAGTATGTCATTCAGCACAGCCCACACGACCCAAATGTTTACTTTCCATGAGCTTGAGCAAGCGACGAGAGGATTCGATAATGGGCAAAAACTATCTGACGGCATCAAATCCGCACTATATACCGGAGATATCTTGGATGGATCTCGTGTTGCTGTTCACATGATACGATGCGAGAGTGGAACTGAGCTGACCCAAATCTTTTCACGAGTCCAGGCCCTATCAGCTATTTCGCACAAGAACATGGCCCACTTGCTTGGATGGTCTATTGATTCTTCTACATATACTCTGCTGGTGGTGTATGACTATCCGGCTAATGGAACTCTGGAAGAACAAATATCCAAAATCGAAGATCCAAAGATGATAGGACTTGACTGGTTTAAGAGACTGAATATTGTTGCTGAAACTGCGAGTTTTCTTGCATTTCTTCAGCATGAGATTTCTCCTCccatttttcattttgatcTCCAATCTTGTCATATCTTCTTAGATGATGAGTTTTCCGTAAAGATTGCTGGATTTGGGCTAGGCATCTCCAATCCACTACCTAACTGCTCATACACCAAAATGCATGATGTTTACAACCTTGGTCTGATTCTTTTAGAGGTCATCACAGGTACAAAATCTATGGATATTCCTGTGACAGCTTTGCAGATGATAAGGAATGGAAAGCTCGAAGAAGTCGTAGACCCATTTCTTTGCTATCATGAACAGCCTCTCTGTCGTCGAGAGCAGATTGAGATTCTTGCGGACCTTACAACCAGATGCTTGTTGTTTGGTGTAGATGGCAAACTTGGCATGACAGATGTCGCTAGAGAGCTAATGCACATCACAAAAGAAAGTCTTGATGGCAGCCGTAGGAGGTGCCCTTCACTGGAGGAAACATTTTCCAATTCAAGCCTCCTTCAGATGATATCCATGTCTCCTGATTCTCTTTATGTGCCTTGA